The Micromonospora siamensis genome contains the following window.
CACTGCTCGGCGCGCTGGTCGCCGTCGCCCCCGCCAGCGCCGCACCCGAGGCGGCGCCGCAGACCGCCACCTGCGTCACCGACCCGGCCACCCCGAAGCGTCAGTTCCGGGCCATGTGGATCTCGTCGGTGGTGAACATCGACTGGCCGACCAAGGCGTCCCAGACCGCGCCCGACCGGATCGCCGCCCAGCAGGCGGAATACCGGGGCTGGCTCGACCTGGCGCAGAAGCTCAACCACAACGCCGTCGTCGTGCAGGTCCGCCCCACCGCCGACGCGTTCTGGCCGTCGGCGTACGAGCCGTGGTCGGAGTACCTGACCGGGGTGCGCGGGCAGGACCCGGGCTGGGACCCGCTGGCCTTCCTGGTCGCCGAGTCGCACAAGCGGAACCTGGAGTTCCACGCCTGGTTCAACCCGTACCGGGTCTCCATGCCGGCCCCGGGCGGCGCCGGCGCGGACATCTCGAAGCTGGCCCCTAACCACCCGGCACGGCAGCACCCGGACTGGGTCTTCGCGTACCCGCCGGCCGGGGTGGCCGGCAGCCGGCTCTACTACAACCCCGGCATCCCCGCCGTCCGCGAGTTCGTCCAGACCGCGATGATGGACGCGGTCAGCCGGTACGACATCGACGGCGTGCACTTCGACGACTACTTCTACCCGTACCCCAGCGGCAGCTGGCAGGTGCCGGACGACGCCACCTTCGCCGAGTTCAACCGCGGCTTCACCAACAAGGCCGACTGGCGGCGGGACAACATCAACCTGCTGGTCCAGGAGATGAACAGCAAGATCAAGTCGGCCAAGCCGTGGGTGAAGTTCGGGGTCAGCCCGTTCGGCATCTGGCGCAACAAGTCGGCCGACCCGAACGGCTCGGACACCACCGGCTCCCAGTCGTACGACATCATCTCCGC
Protein-coding sequences here:
- a CDS encoding glycoside hydrolase family 10 protein, yielding MKASRLATAGLAAALLGALVAVAPASAAPEAAPQTATCVTDPATPKRQFRAMWISSVVNIDWPTKASQTAPDRIAAQQAEYRGWLDLAQKLNHNAVVVQVRPTADAFWPSAYEPWSEYLTGVRGQDPGWDPLAFLVAESHKRNLEFHAWFNPYRVSMPAPGGAGADISKLAPNHPARQHPDWVFAYPPAGVAGSRLYYNPGIPAVREFVQTAMMDAVSRYDIDGVHFDDYFYPYPSGSWQVPDDATFAEFNRGFTNKADWRRDNINLLVQEMNSKIKSAKPWVKFGVSPFGIWRNKSADPNGSDTTGSQSYDIISADTRTWVKNEWIDYVVPQLYWYIGQYPAADYARLVPWWAETVRGTRVQLYIGQADYKSGEPAYGPYWMNPNELSNHLTLNRSYPEVLGNVHFSAVQVRANRLGATDIYATEHYSRPALVPAMPHLPSAPLLAPVITDVQRQDDGVRLSWRQPADGAGPFGTATSYAIYRLDGAGRADACDLADASNLVATVRGTAGDVQSWVDTTAEAGTAYTYHVTALDRVWNEGPASPARFVR